One part of the Bacillus sp. FJAT-45350 genome encodes these proteins:
- a CDS encoding phosphotransferase enzyme family protein produces the protein MSNSHYEPMKHLIEHFHLISRLAIFKYPNHDDLEVKLLDYSENATYLVKNKKNNEKMILRVCRPNYHKKGQIKSEIEWMLDIDKNSEVEVSSPIQGRDGEYVQSVISPIDNNEYYCTMYTFLEGEAPDESDEVNLIKQFELLGEVTASLHNHSESWDRVNRIDRDPWNYETILGDNPKWGKWEDGKAITPERKLLFQKVSNTIKKRLELFGTSKDRYGLIHADLRLANLLVHDNQIKVIDFDDCGFGWYLFDIGSALSFIEHKPYVPELVKAWVKGYRKKRTLSLKDEKEIPTFIMMRRLMLISWIGSRDNETTRKLGETYTIQTDNLANQYLKVFKNN, from the coding sequence ATGAGTAATTCCCACTATGAGCCAATGAAACATTTAATCGAACATTTTCATTTGATAAGTCGACTAGCAATTTTTAAGTATCCAAATCATGATGATTTAGAAGTAAAGCTCTTGGATTATTCCGAAAACGCTACTTATTTGGTAAAAAACAAGAAAAATAACGAGAAAATGATTTTACGAGTTTGTCGACCTAATTATCACAAGAAAGGACAAATTAAAAGCGAGATAGAGTGGATGCTAGATATCGATAAAAACTCAGAAGTAGAGGTATCTTCCCCTATTCAAGGGAGAGATGGCGAGTATGTTCAAAGTGTCATTAGTCCTATAGATAACAATGAGTATTATTGTACGATGTATACCTTTCTTGAAGGCGAAGCACCTGATGAAAGTGATGAGGTAAATTTAATAAAACAATTTGAATTGTTAGGAGAAGTTACTGCTTCATTACACAATCATTCTGAGTCGTGGGATCGTGTCAATAGAATTGACCGTGACCCGTGGAATTACGAAACTATTCTTGGTGACAATCCAAAATGGGGCAAATGGGAGGATGGGAAGGCGATAACTCCGGAAAGAAAACTACTCTTTCAAAAGGTGTCCAATACAATTAAGAAAAGGTTAGAATTATTCGGTACATCAAAAGACCGCTACGGTTTAATTCATGCTGATTTAAGGTTAGCCAATTTATTAGTTCATGATAATCAAATTAAAGTTATAGATTTTGATGATTGTGGATTTGGTTGGTATTTATTTGATATTGGCTCAGCATTAAGTTTTATTGAGCATAAGCCTTATGTACCTGAGTTAGTTAAGGCATGGGTTAAAGGTTATCGAAAAAAACGAACCCTTTCATTAAAAGACGAGAAGGAAATTCCAACATTTATAATGATGAGGAGGCTTATGCTAATCTCCTGGATAGGTAGTCGTGATAATGAAACTACTAGAAAACTAGGAGAAACCTATACCATTCAGACAGATAATTTAGCAAATCAGTATTTGAAAGTGTTTAAAAACAACTAA